ttttatttcttttataaaatactagcataaaaacagaaattatcgtgtttatgtataattattttctaaatatatataatattatattaatagatgatgatattataatataactagattaatataaaaattaaatttatatttattaaaacaagagttaaataaatggaaaaaataagagaaaataactGGTAATgaatacaaaagaaaagaaatagttgttagaatatttttattgaaaacatgtaaaaattaTCGATagtctttaaaaataaataataaattatattgtaaatggtaaattagaaataattaattgtgtacacaaaagaaaaaaatttctttatatatagttattaataacatttaatgttaataaataataaaatataaaattgaataacaaatctattaagatattttttatattctttttcattatctttgagtttctcacatattctcactctcatattttttttttgtttatgaagaaaaatatgaacttaGACACCAActcattttttctattattgtttCTTATATGTTCTATTTATATTCCATGATTGAAGATAAAAGGGATAACTCTTTATTTGTCTTActtaatagttaaatattagtttactaaatagtatttttcattttatgagtttttttatagatttagttttttatgaatatagaaaaaattatgtcCTATATGTTTTTCATTACTTTCTTACGTATGATATGATTatcataaatattcttttaataattaagtcaCTCAATTTCttattagattttaatattaaaatttaaactaaaaaaagtatatagataaaaaataaaagaatatattcaaTTCTTAACAATGATAAAAAGGAAGATagagtaaagataaaaacaaaatagatatTAACTTTTAGATATTTTGAATTCTTCGACTATTTTGGAAGATGAtactaaaaattcaattattgaattaGAAAGATCATTCATTTGTTAAGATTCAAATAATATAGATACCGGAGAAGAATTTGATATATTACctatctaaaatatatataaattttaaatatattattttgactcttCCAAAATTTAGGTGAAGATTCCAAAAATTGTTATATCATTATGAAACATAAAATGACAATAAATCGTCGTAGGTTGGATTAAGCGGTttccaatattttttaagaGCTGAATGTGAAAATGTATATGGATTGATTATGGAAAACAGTAGATAAACGTCATTTTCTAGTCTTTCAATTATATAACACCTaaagttattttctttctttttctcttttgacgaaagaaacaaaaattttgtACTTAATACTGTAATTAAATTCCTTTGATCAGTTAACTTTTTagaaaatcaatatttatattttaatttttttcaacaaattagaatattacagatatttacataattaataactcAACCTGctaatatcaataaatttttgaatttatcgattttataaaaagaacatCATATAAGCATATTTTAGTATATGTATCCTAAAATAGACCTATTTGATCCTCagatttttgtaaaataattttttttaatcactcTTTACTTTTTATCTGTATCATCGCTCATTATAGCATAACACATTTGATTAATAATTTGTTAGGAAACTTTCAATATAAAATCTCAGTTCATTATAACAGAAACACTTGATTAATATTTTGTCGGAAAACTTTcaatagaaaaatttatttgaattggttatgaaaactaaaaataaattttaatcattgaAAATATACCAACATGTACATAAGATATTAACACCAACTACAGTCCAAAATCATATCTcaatacatttataatttttttttcttatataatattttatatgtcaatttttttactatatttggaattatatttattgtggTAAACATGGGCATCACCATCAACCCATCGCACAGCGTCCTTTGTTGGAGAAAGCTAGTGTGACTTACGCAAAGCTCCAAGTACTCCGAATTCATCATTGCTTCCTTAGATGGAAAGGCAGTGAGGAAAATCAAACTTGTGTACTTGGCTTTTTCTTTGTagatttatacttttatttctttttcatttaaaagCCGGACATTCTACACATATTTAATtgtgttcatttttattttcaaatacttTTTGTAAATAcaataactaaatattaataataatatagtaataaaagtattttctttctttttgtttttttcaaatacaaacaatcatgttttattatttttttacaatttttttttatttctcgcTTTCCATTCAGATCCCAACAAAGGCCGACGTTAGTACGATCCTAACCTAACACGACTTATTTATtggatttgaaatatgttttatatCAAATTTGTCATGccactaataataaaattgtgtttattattatttatttcattgtcaatttatttaatttatatgataattttattgattaaaattaaagacttattattataatggagattataataatgagaaataaatcttatattatttaaatttaaattgttcttAATCATATGATTATTGAGGATATGACTTCATTAATCTTGAATAGATCAATATGTTGTAGTGGTATTTGTatgataaagtttaaaaaatcttattttttaagtttcacgtataaatatttacatatggAGATATGACTAGTGAACGGACTCAAAGGAGAATTTCCAATAGTTAATATTATCTTTGAATTGTCAATAGAAAATTcttttgaataaatatataatttcctTAGACTTTAGATTATCATGTAAATTAATAAGTTATTTATGATACTTTGATATTGGACATCTAAAGTTTTGTGATGTTAGTTGAATGATTATTAggtatgattaaaatattataggattaatgattaatcaataaataattcatCAACAACTCTTGATAATGAGTTTGAAttctatataattaaaaaccATGGTTAGAGTATtataaatgaaagaagaaaagacttttttaaGTCGTTCATATTTGTTAACTTATTAGAATTTAACAATTTATACCATATTATAGGGTTAACATAAAACTGTAAACATTATATTAATCTTCtaattgttttaaaacaaaatatactttatacTATCCGACCCTTAAGGAGTATTGTTAGATGAGAACctcaattaataaattaaagagtTAATATATGACTGATTTATTAATAACCATATGAGATCACACACTAACGAGTATTCAGatcttgattgaaaaaaaaaatattattgattaaattaaaggatttaatttcaattatttaatattttattaaataaaatattattatattttttgctagcaccaaaaatataattaatataatttttataacataattgagttaaacttaatCAAATAAGCCAGTAAAtaagtagatatatatttaaaatatgatttaaaagaaaatatattttgttattagaAATAAAAGTACTTAGAGAGAGATTCCTTTAATAGGGATATAGAAAGGAACTTTAAGTGGGGTGTGTGGTTCCTATGAGATAggaaaaataaagtattaataaCTACATAACCAGTCTCAATGTGATAAAAATGTACGTAGGGTCTCATTGAAAATTTGACAGTTTTCAAACTTCtctttaatgattattttagtaattccTCGAAACTTTATATCAGTTTAGTgcttcatattttaaaatgcgtatatttagtcattcttatcaaattttgttaaatttatttgatattttaaatgcattttatgataatatttgagttaacattgaagcaaaaatgtgtcaaactgtgtaaacaattcaaatactattatgaaatagacttgaaatgtcagataaacttaacaaaatttggttaaaatgactaaattcacacattttaaaaaataaaagactaaattgataaaaaattttaaagaaagacTAATctcaaaatttactgaaaatttgaataacaaaaagatatttaacccCTCATTTATCATATTATCTTCGGGATACAAATCCGTAATTTCAGGATCAACGGTTGACATAACAAAACTCAGTTTTTGTATATATACACGTGCAAGACCTTCATGTATTTgaggtatttttttttgtctttttatcttttttatatttggtatttatatttttaatcaaaatagaTTTAATATTTTCGCTGTGCATCTTATGAATACTTATATATGTTATGAATATGATTTATAATCTTCGTTATTGACctctttaagaaaaataatttcgtTTGAATAATTAGACTTGAGTTCTTATTGTTGGTCTAAAAGTGCGGATTTTGTTTTGGTTGTTCTATATTGTATAGGTATGCTTTACATTACTGCGGTCCAAACATATTCCTTTTTGCGATTTTCTTTTACAGTAAACACAATTTCATGAAATGAtaagtatattttcttttaaagtcaTTTCATCCTCTATTTATAGATTTCTTTAATCATTAGTTTatgattacatttttaaaaatttagtttacagatatatttataaattaagataTTACTTGAAATAGAATTTATATAAGATTAGGCAAGATAtgtatacaaaaaatttaaaataaaaaatacatatttaaccctaaaacattttatataaatCTTCGTGGGTTATAATGTAATGTTAGTAGATTCCAGGGTGTTAGAACGGCTATGCTTGTTTTATGTTACTTAGGATGCGTTTATTTCTCCGGATGAATTTAGGAAGACTGAATGAATGAATTTGAGTGAATTTGAGAGTGAAatgtatgttgtttttttttaagggatttagaggttttttttcctaaactgatgcaattttttttctaatttcctAAAATggtgcagtttttttttttaattcccgGCAGAGGTAAGTCATGAGAAAATGGCACGACTTCATCTTGAAGAAGTCGTGCCAAAATAAGgcgattttaattaaaataagctGAAGTCGTGTCAACATGGAGAGACTTCTGTGTTATGAAGAAGTCGTGCCATATTCAGACgactttaattaatattttaagcaaAGTCGTGCCAATATGGTACGACTTTTTCATTATCAATACAACACTGAAGTCTCTCCAATATGGGACGACTTCttcattaacaatttaatattgaagTCTTTCCATATTGGCACGACTTTgctttaaatgttaattaaagtcGTATGAATATGGCACGACTTCTTCATAACACAGAAGTCTCTCCATGTTGGCACGACTTCAgcttattttaatcaaattcgCCTTAATTTGGCACGACTTCTTCAAGATGAAGTCGTGCCATTTTCTCACGACTTACCTCTGTcgggaatttaaaaaaatactgcaCCATTTTaggaaattggaaaaaaaattgcaccaaTTTGGGAAAAAAACCGGATTTAGAGGTGatagtgagtgaatttagaaataaagtttataaaactTTGTGTGTAATTCAAgtgatgtgataaattaaaaaaaattgaatatatataaaattaaaattaccaaaatacccttaataaaattaagattaaaaaaaatgtttcaataaatacaaaaatgatatgtataaaataactttttacttTTGGTAATCCATGTGTGGATCAAAGCAAATAGGATCAGATCCACTCTCATAAGGTGCATTGGATCGATTCTCTAGAGATGGGAATCAGATCCTTTGTCATTGGATCGGTTCCAAATTCTCTTGGATTGGTTCCAAGCTGGGGTTCCAAGTCTCGTGGGTTGGTTCCAAGCTCTTGTGGATCAATTCCAAGTGAAGGGATTTGATCCCTCTTCCTTTGAGTCTTGCGTGGATTAGTTCAAAGTGAAAGTATGACCATTTTAATTGAGGATAAAAtggtatttatatataatatccaCTCAAATCAGCTCCAACCATGTGGAATTGAAAAATCACATCATCCCAAAAAATGATCACCTTACCTCACTCTCATATCGAGTGAAACGAACGCTCAAATCATCTCTTAATTCATCATCACCAACAATTAATTCCCTATAGTACAGTTATCAAAATGGATTGGAACTCGCGATCCAATCCGGTCCATCACAGGTTCGGATAAGGTTggattgaaaatatttataaatttcaattaggGTTTATTTTTGATCCGGTCCACCTAGAACCAggctcacccgggttgaacctGTGGTGAGTCAGGTTGATTCACCAACCCACAAATAAAGGGtcatatttgtgtttttttatgggttaaatatgtttttggtcccttaactttcagtgaattttgaaattagtccattttaaaattttagaccaatttagtccttcagttttcgaaatacgtggatttagtctttttaatcaaattttgttaggtttatttgatgtttcgtacgaaTTTCAggatagtatttgagttgtttataatgtttgatacattttttctttaatgttaagttaaatactattatgaaacacatttgaaatgtcaaaaaacttaacaaaatttgattaaaaggactaaatccacgtatttcgaaatataaatgactaaattgatccaaaattttgaaatggactaatttcaaaattcactgaatgtgaagagaccaaaaacatatttaaccattttattattaagttgGACTTTGAATTTGTGTcatgttagattttttttagccaacacattgataagttgtatttttgtgattttggtttgtatttggagtttaacatctTTTTGGAATGTgtttttggattgtattgaagttttttaatattttaatcaaaattataatttatttttgactaaaaaaaagaaaattgtatttttttaattaagtgagtgaGTGAGAGCCAATCCGTTTAACTTACTAATCCGTAGTAGACAGAGCtaggtttgaatttttttgactcaCTAATAAGTGAACCAGATTGAATTGACTAAACCAACCTATAATGGATCATACCAGTTCGGATCAAATTATCCGTTTTTACATCTCTACCCTAAAACAAATTTCACATTAAGCGTTTGTTctattttaattgacatatgtTTAAATTACTGTACGTGGTGCAGGCATGGCCATGAGGATCAACATGCTTGATTAGTGGGCCAAGTACTACGAATTCATCTTTTTTCTAATATGGGACGATGGTCCAGAATACAGAGAACTAGTGGTGCAGCTTGCTTTCCTTAAATAAGAAGAACGTACAATAACAAAAATGGGTCATCTTTACATTATTTACCAGGAATGGGTGATgagtatttataaataaaatttatgataaatatttggCATTTAtggatatttattatttgtagacaattgatattttaatatttattaataaatggatattatattatttgtgatattttgtttttgaaaaagttaaaattaaaatttaatttatgttttttataattttattttaaaaatttataaatatattttaaaatatttataaatatttatgatattcgTTGATCTTTTAAAGtagacaaatattttttaaacaaatatctGAAAAATAGTAAGACAAGTTGTGAATTGTTTTGTTACGAATTAAGTTATAAGTATTATCGATCCAATTTATTATCATTCTTCTGTGCCTCTACAACATGatctatttatagatatataaatatttaaaataaaatttaaataaatatcaatgcaaaatatacatttaaataaatttaattttgttaaaaatatcaactataataaaaatactattgtaaaatttatataaaaattaaatttgatatagagatgaaattgattcaatttttaaaaaattggaactaaattgagacaaaataacaaatacatagactatattgagacttttcacatccaatagtgacacgtgTACTGTCACTGTTACATCACATTGTCTCTGCCACGTgacacaatgtcagattgacacgtggcaattttaattttttttaaaaaaaatttaaaaaaatttaaaaaaatttaaaaaaatttaaaaaaatttaaaaaattaaaaaaatcaaaaaatcaaaaaagtaTTGTGGTAACTTATTGTAACGAATTGTCCAAAATAggaactcaattgagtcaaataaaagtGGAGGGACCTACTTAAGATTCTGTTACAAAATGGGGACCTCtgaaattatttaactttataaatttatgtgtttgACTTAGGATTTAAACATAACTAATTAAGTCgattttttactttcaaataCTTTATTGTGAATATAATAAAtggatattattaataatataattgaagcattttcattttatttctatatttctaATACAAACTaaagtttcttcttctttttatctctttttctgtatttttttttttcacttttccgCTTCCCATGTCGATCCaacaaaagataaatatatattagtcTAGACACACAAACAATTTGGTTCGAATAATTAGACCCAACTTTTTTTGTTGGTGCACAATTGCACATTTTGATCTGGTTCTATTTATACAGGCATGCCTCAATTTGTGgttcaattgttttttcttttaaattataaatatattttatttgaagtcATTTCATCCccatttatagatttttttttgtcatgaatttatgattaaacttttataaattgatcctacaaatatatttagaaattaagatATTACACGACATAGACATCATTTAAGATTGTACGTgtctcaaatttaaaataaaaaatacaaaaaaaatagttaaaaatatttttgtacacaaagaaaatgaaaaataaatacaacggAAGAAATGTGCAATTGAAATGAAATAACCGAAAATATTGTGGTAACTTATTCATGCATAAATGTGGCGACCTTAGAAATCGTTAATTACTACAATGCACAAAACTAATCTATGACAGATAAAAATGTACATAATACATATGAAAAGAATTCCTATTagtatgaaattttatatctcaaattcaaaattatggaaaaactccttcttctttctcctttttctaattttcatcTCTTCTAGGACGTACATGCATGCTAGGTTTATTTGGAAGAAAAAGGGTTTGTGAGTTTTAGATTAATTGAGAGATGTTTGAAgattattatttaaagttttaattaagATGATCAAAGAATCTTCAGTGATGTTTTGCTTCATATTCCTATTTTTAATagaatacagaaaaaaaaagggaaattaACTCtgttataaatttatatctaaGTTATtaggaaaaaattgaaattcatttggATGAGATCATTCCATCCGAGTAATAGCGGACAAAAATGAGTATGTTGttcaattgtttgattttgaaatatggTTGTTATTGACATTGAATAATGAATTAGGATTCAATTGTAGTTCTGGAGCTTTGatcctttatattttttctatagtTGATGGTTGACAAATTGAGAAGTGTTTAATATTGAACTATATAAATGAATGCGtgaatatatgaaatatttcaattatatatatatatatatatatattctcatttTACAAATTGTGTGATAATCTTAAATTCACCTTCACTTTAACTTGTATTAATCGGAATGAACAAAAGGGCAATTAAAGGCAGAATAATGGTACAAATAGCTAATACAAACTTTGCTTCTCCTGTGACAGATAATCGATAATTAATTGATAGATGAATTTCATCTCAATTGTTGAGAGTTGGTGTAAAGAGTAATGTTTGGACATAATCATCAACTGTGAATGTGTTCTGATCATCTCCATGCTGATAAATTACCTGAGCAGTTCTAGCCATGTTAAGAGAAGCCTTTATAACTGAGAAAGGCAAAGAGGTTGTGGTCAAAGCAAGACTATTTAACTCTGGCCATAAGTTCCTAATGAATCCTCTTATATGTTTTCTGGCAACACTTTCAtctgaaatattattttctttcatcaaACACTGTAAGCTGCAAGCATTATCTCCTCTTTCTTGTTCCTCCTGAATTCATGAAACATCAACAACTTGTCATCAGTATCACTTTGTTGTTCCAACATTATTTTTAACGAACAACAACTAGGTTATTTAGGTATAATGTTACTTTTGACTTCAGatcaatcaaattaaaatcaatacccTTGAGGTTCCTAAGTCATCCCAAAGCCTAAGAATTTCCCCTGAGCATGAGAAAAGTCTTGGATATGGGTTCATCATGGAAATGGTTTTGTTTGAGATACCATCCCCAATGAGAAAAGTTGCATGCACCAATGCCATGTATGATCCTGAAGAAATCACCCCATTAGCCAAATATTCCTGAAAAGTTGGCACATATTTGTTGCTGAACCATTTGGCTTCTTTCAGAAAAGCTTCAAATATGTCTATCCACTGCACCAATTAAGCAAAAATCTCTCATTAACCTCTTACTCTTCTATACAGTTACATACATGTTTCAAATTGTAAGGATACATGCAAAATCTTACAGTTCTTTTCAAGCAAGAAAGAACGGTTTGTCCGTGCTCCATTTGAATTCTACATGCAATTTCTTGGGTGGTGTTATACAACGCCAAATAGCTTATCTTCATATATTCAGGCAACTGTTCCATCGCATCAAGATCCCACCTGAAAATAATAACAGAGGTTTCATATTTTGGTTATTCATGTTGCCAGCTGATTCTGATTCACACAAATTTTAGATGCAAACCTCTTGATTGCCTCGGTAAAAAGAACGAGTTCATCCAATGTGCCATAAGTGTCGAAAATATCATCCATAACTAGCAAAATACAAATGGTTTTTGCAAGTTCAATGCGACAATTTGAATAACACGGTTCTGGGAATACCCCCACTGTCCACAGAAAGCACTCTGCTGGTTTATCTCTTGCAAAACCAAGCCTCTCAACTAGTCCCAAGTCATTCCACCACCTAATCAAGTAAAagtaacatttatattaaatttcttttcaaaatatcaaaatcagtGTTCATCGTTATATTCAACGAGAATCCAAATTCAACACAAGATTACCTAGAGATATCTGCTAATTCTTTTTGGTGCATTGATTGAACCATGGCATTGTCTATCTTTGCCATTTCCAGAAGATATGGCATCTGGCTTCTCACTTGGCTATATTCTTCGATGTAGTTTCTAGCTTCTAACCTACTCATTCGTAGGTGTCTCGGAAGTGTTAAGGCTCTGGCAACGTGATTCCCTACATCAGGACTTAGAAGTGGGAGTGATTGTTGCAGATGAGCACTGGAGAAATCCATGGCCTGTTGCAACACTTGTTCATCTTCTGCACCTAAATATGATGCCTCATACATACTTAACATCCCCCAAATGTCATTGGTAATTGATTCCTTGAAGTTCCCATTGTTGTCCAAAAATTTCTTGAAAACATCTGTTACCAATGGACACAATTAATCAAATTGGCAACATATTCAGAAACAAACTTTGCAAAGACTGAATATGAGTGTACCAGAAGAAGCATGGCGGCCATTATGTCTGAGTAGTCGAAATTGAAGAGCTGTGGAAAAGAGGTCTTGAGAAAAATCCCAATCCCCTACCTTTCCAAGTTTTACATCGATCTCTTCCTCAAAATGGTGCCCAATTCCTAACCTTTGAATCATGTCAATTATCTTCAATGTTTTTGTTGGATCACTCGACTTTAACAGTGTCTCTTGGCAGGTTCTCTTAACTTGCTCCAGTTTTTTTGTCCCAGGATCAGTTTCAGTAGACACCTACAACCACCAACATCACAAAACCCAGTAAAAAATggtgaaaattttgaagtttCTAATCGCTCTTGCGATCTGTAAcacattttaatgaaaaaataaggaGTAAAAAAGTTTTGCTTTCAAAGTATTATATATCGTTCCATAGTGTCACTATTCATGTAAATATaaagaacataaataaatattttcatttattattagtGTAATGATTTTTATATCCATAATTAATTAGAAACCTCTATAAGTAATtacatcttttttaattttccttttaatattcGTAATGGAAAGcaattaaataatatgtttggTATAGAACTCAATCacactaaaataatatgttaCACTATAGTGGAAAATGATATGTTTGGTATAGTTCAAAACCATCTTTCTAGAAACTTGCCTTTCTTTGTTCCTCTCTTTTTTAGGTATTATGGTTCACatgttattttagttaatttttagtgtttttaatatttcaaagttGTTTCAACTAATTATTAGTGTGTAcgaacaagttttttttttttttttatcaacgtACACTATTTTTTAAACGAGA
This region of Vigna unguiculata cultivar IT97K-499-35 chromosome 5, ASM411807v1, whole genome shotgun sequence genomic DNA includes:
- the LOC114185740 gene encoding probable terpene synthase 11 encodes the protein MVVAEARVVSLTTSLSSHTSRSFIHHPPCILSLQTSPPHIMKQNKLSIKSVAFRDKVSTETDPGTKKLEQVKRTCQETLLKSSDPTKTLKIIDMIQRLGIGHHFEEEIDVKLGKVGDWDFSQDLFSTALQFRLLRHNGRHASSDVFKKFLDNNGNFKESITNDIWGMLSMYEASYLGAEDEQVLQQAMDFSSAHLQQSLPLLSPDVGNHVARALTLPRHLRMSRLEARNYIEEYSQVRSQMPYLLEMAKIDNAMVQSMHQKELADISRWWNDLGLVERLGFARDKPAECFLWTVGVFPEPCYSNCRIELAKTICILLVMDDIFDTYGTLDELVLFTEAIKRWDLDAMEQLPEYMKISYLALYNTTQEIACRIQMEHGQTVLSCLKRTWIDIFEAFLKEAKWFSNKYVPTFQEYLANGVISSGSYMALVHATFLIGDGISNKTISMMNPYPRLFSCSGEILRLWDDLGTSREEQERGDNACSLQCLMKENNISDESVARKHIRGFIRNLWPELNSLALTTTSLPFSVIKASLNMARTAQVIYQHGDDQNTFTVDDYVQTLLFTPTLNN